From the genome of Caloenas nicobarica isolate bCalNic1 chromosome 14, bCalNic1.hap1, whole genome shotgun sequence, one region includes:
- the SBK1 gene encoding serine/threonine-protein kinase SBK1 isoform X3, translated as MSAGSIDQEPSRKLACCGVPLITEDMQSLAIRTLSGTDISKHYDLIRELGKGTYGKVDLVSHKSTGTKMALKFVNKNKTKLKNFLREFSITNTLSSSPFIIKVFDVVFETEDCYVFAQEYAPGGDLFDIIPPQVGLPEELVKRCVQQLGLALDYMHSKSLVHRDIKPENVLLFDRDCRRVKLADFGMTRKVGCRVKRISGTIPYTAPEVCQAGRAEGFAVDTSIDVWAFGVLIFCVLTGNFPWEAASASDAFFEEFVRWQKGRLAGLPSQWRRFTDSALRMFQRLLALDPEKRCPVKEVFYFIKCDLMAEVRRRPSYRSRKHAGDKLPAGPHRHEATGSCTPAPLKRTVLTEGSGSRGSEPNTAPPGTASRTDGRQDKGKGQMVLATAIEICV; from the exons ATGAGTGCGGGTTCAATTGATCAAGAGCCGTCGCGCAAGCTGGCCTGCTGTGGGGTGCCCCTCATCACCGAGGACATGCAGTCCCTGGCCATCCGGACCCTCTCGGGCACCGACATCAGCAAGCACTACGACCTCATCCGTGAGCTTGGCAAGGGCACCTACGGCAAGGTGGACCTGGTGTCCCACAAAAGCACAG GCACCAAGATGGCCCTGAAGTTTGTCAACAAGAACAAGACAAAGCTGAAGAACTTCCTGCGGGAGTTCAGCATCACCAACACActctcctccagccccttcatCATCAAGGTCTTCGACGTTGTCTTCGAGACCGAGGACTGCTATGTCTTTGCTCAGGAGTATGCCCCCGGCGGGGACCTCTTCGACATCATCCCGCCACAG GTGGGGCTCCCCGAGGAGCTGGTGAAGCGCTGCGTGCAGCAGCTGGGCCTGGCCCTCGACTATATGCACAGCAAGAGCCTGGTGCACCGGGACATCAAACCGGAGAACGTCCTGCTCTTCGACCGTGACTGCCGCCGCGTCAAACTGGCCGACTTCGGCATGACCCGCAAGGTGGGCTGCCGGGTCAAGCGCATCAGCGGCACCATCCCCTACACAGCGCCCGAGGTTTGCCAAGCCGGGCGAGCGGAGGGCTTTGCCGTGGACACCAGCATCGACGTCTGGGCTTTTGGGGTGCTCATCTTCTGCGTCCTCACTGGGAACTTCCCCTGGGAGGCGGCGTCGGCTTCTGATGCCTTCTTTGAGGAGTTTGTGCGGTGGCAGAAGGGACGGCTGGCGGGGCTGCCCTCGCAGTGGCGGCGCTTCACGGACAGTGCCCTGCGCATGTTCCAGCGCCTGCTGGCCCTCGACCCCGAGAAGCGCTGTCCCGTCAAGGAGGTCTTTTACTTCATCAAGTGTGACCTGATGGCCGAGGTGCGGCGCCGACCCTCCTACCGCTCCCGCAAGCATGCTGGGGACAAGCTCCCGGCCGGTCCCCATCGCCACGAGGCCACAGGCTCCTGCACCCCCGCCCCGCTCAAGAGGACCGTCCTGACTGAAGGGAGCGGATCCCGCGGCTCTGAGCCGAACACGGCCCCCCCAGGGACGGCCAGCAGGACAGACGGACGGCAGGACAAAGGCAAAGGGCAGATGGTCCTGGCCACAGCAATAGAGATCTGCGTTTGA
- the SBK1 gene encoding serine/threonine-protein kinase SBK1 isoform X2: MDSFCFVCFQKEELQPLHLHSAAMSAGSIDQEPSRKLACCGVPLITEDMQSLAIRTLSGTDISKHYDLIRELGKGTYGKVDLVSHKSTGTKMALKFVNKNKTKLKNFLREFSITNTLSSSPFIIKVFDVVFETEDCYVFAQEYAPGGDLFDIIPPQVGLPEELVKRCVQQLGLALDYMHSKSLVHRDIKPENVLLFDRDCRRVKLADFGMTRKVGCRVKRISGTIPYTAPEVCQAGRAEGFAVDTSIDVWAFGVLIFCVLTGNFPWEAASASDAFFEEFVRWQKGRLAGLPSQWRRFTDSALRMFQRLLALDPEKRCPVKEVFYFIKCDLMAEVRRRPSYRSRKHAGDKLPAGPHRHEATGSCTPAPLKRTVLTEGSGSRGSEPNTAPPGTASRTDGRQDKGKGQMVLATAIEICV, translated from the exons TGCAGCCATGAGTGCGGGTTCAATTGATCAAGAGCCGTCGCGCAAGCTGGCCTGCTGTGGGGTGCCCCTCATCACCGAGGACATGCAGTCCCTGGCCATCCGGACCCTCTCGGGCACCGACATCAGCAAGCACTACGACCTCATCCGTGAGCTTGGCAAGGGCACCTACGGCAAGGTGGACCTGGTGTCCCACAAAAGCACAG GCACCAAGATGGCCCTGAAGTTTGTCAACAAGAACAAGACAAAGCTGAAGAACTTCCTGCGGGAGTTCAGCATCACCAACACActctcctccagccccttcatCATCAAGGTCTTCGACGTTGTCTTCGAGACCGAGGACTGCTATGTCTTTGCTCAGGAGTATGCCCCCGGCGGGGACCTCTTCGACATCATCCCGCCACAG GTGGGGCTCCCCGAGGAGCTGGTGAAGCGCTGCGTGCAGCAGCTGGGCCTGGCCCTCGACTATATGCACAGCAAGAGCCTGGTGCACCGGGACATCAAACCGGAGAACGTCCTGCTCTTCGACCGTGACTGCCGCCGCGTCAAACTGGCCGACTTCGGCATGACCCGCAAGGTGGGCTGCCGGGTCAAGCGCATCAGCGGCACCATCCCCTACACAGCGCCCGAGGTTTGCCAAGCCGGGCGAGCGGAGGGCTTTGCCGTGGACACCAGCATCGACGTCTGGGCTTTTGGGGTGCTCATCTTCTGCGTCCTCACTGGGAACTTCCCCTGGGAGGCGGCGTCGGCTTCTGATGCCTTCTTTGAGGAGTTTGTGCGGTGGCAGAAGGGACGGCTGGCGGGGCTGCCCTCGCAGTGGCGGCGCTTCACGGACAGTGCCCTGCGCATGTTCCAGCGCCTGCTGGCCCTCGACCCCGAGAAGCGCTGTCCCGTCAAGGAGGTCTTTTACTTCATCAAGTGTGACCTGATGGCCGAGGTGCGGCGCCGACCCTCCTACCGCTCCCGCAAGCATGCTGGGGACAAGCTCCCGGCCGGTCCCCATCGCCACGAGGCCACAGGCTCCTGCACCCCCGCCCCGCTCAAGAGGACCGTCCTGACTGAAGGGAGCGGATCCCGCGGCTCTGAGCCGAACACGGCCCCCCCAGGGACGGCCAGCAGGACAGACGGACGGCAGGACAAAGGCAAAGGGCAGATGGTCCTGGCCACAGCAATAGAGATCTGCGTTTGA